In one Niallia taxi genomic region, the following are encoded:
- a CDS encoding metal-dependent hydrolase: MMKITYHGQSTIVIEANGKSLIIDPFISGNPAAKVSVEDISVDAVLLTHAHGDHILDAAPISKANNAPIVAIPELAAYMSWKGAETIGMNIGGTLDLQFAKAKMTHAFHSSGIIDEENKNILYGGMPAGFVIEAEGKTILHAGDTGLFGDMKIIGDRHDIDVAFLPIGDHYTMGPEDAVLAAEWYKAKLIIPIHYNTFPAIEQDGDAFVKALEERGIKGKVLQLGESIEL; the protein is encoded by the coding sequence ATGATGAAAATTACATATCACGGACAGTCAACAATTGTAATAGAAGCAAACGGAAAGTCACTTATTATTGACCCTTTCATTAGCGGCAATCCTGCAGCTAAAGTTAGTGTGGAGGATATAAGTGTGGATGCTGTGCTGTTGACACATGCTCATGGAGATCATATTTTGGACGCAGCACCAATCTCTAAAGCAAATAACGCACCAATTGTAGCAATCCCTGAATTGGCCGCATACATGTCCTGGAAGGGCGCAGAGACAATTGGAATGAATATTGGCGGTACATTGGATCTCCAATTTGCAAAAGCGAAAATGACTCATGCCTTCCACAGCTCAGGAATAATTGACGAAGAAAACAAAAACATTCTTTATGGCGGAATGCCTGCTGGATTTGTCATTGAGGCAGAAGGAAAAACAATTCTTCACGCAGGCGATACAGGCCTTTTCGGTGATATGAAGATTATCGGAGATAGACATGATATTGATGTAGCATTCCTTCCAATTGGTGACCACTATACAATGGGACCAGAAGATGCTGTTTTGGCTGCAGAATGGTACAAAGCGAAATTGATTATCCCTATCCACTACAATACTTTCCCTGCTATCGAACAAGATGGAGACGCATTTGTCAAAGCGTTGGAAGAACGCGGCATTAAAGGCAAGGTTCTTCAGCTTGGAGAGAGCATCGAACTGTAA
- a CDS encoding helix-turn-helix domain-containing protein has protein sequence MATLYSLVKESKNNPEALEEVIELFGPKVSKAIAQTSANEKDDLSQELKILLMKCIQLYDLDNVPGFWEFKDKLSKRNSS, from the coding sequence ATGGCTACCTTGTATTCATTAGTAAAAGAGTCAAAAAATAATCCTGAAGCTTTAGAGGAAGTAATTGAACTGTTTGGTCCTAAAGTCAGTAAAGCTATCGCTCAGACTTCAGCAAATGAAAAGGATGATTTATCACAGGAGCTGAAGATATTATTAATGAAATGTATTCAGCTATATGACTTAGATAATGTCCCAGGCTTCTGGGAATTTAAAGACAAGCTTAGCAAGAGAAATTCATCATAA
- a CDS encoding PadR family transcriptional regulator: MNVQFKKGVLELCVLVLLDKKDRYGYELVQKISDQIEISEGSVYPLLRRLTKEEYFTTYLQESTEGPPRKYYTLTEKGREYLQTLLLEWEQFRDGVDTLIKEGASDE; this comes from the coding sequence TTGAACGTCCAATTTAAAAAAGGAGTCCTTGAGCTTTGTGTTCTTGTCCTGCTCGATAAAAAAGACAGATACGGATACGAGCTTGTGCAAAAAATTTCCGATCAGATAGAGATATCGGAAGGCTCTGTTTATCCACTGTTAAGAAGACTAACAAAAGAAGAGTACTTTACAACCTATTTACAGGAATCCACAGAAGGCCCTCCAAGAAAATATTACACACTAACAGAAAAAGGAAGGGAATACCTCCAAACATTGCTGCTGGAATGGGAGCAATTCAGAGACGGTGTTGATACTTTAATTAAAGAAGGTGCTAGTGATGAGTAA
- a CDS encoding HAAS signaling domain-containing protein, translating to MSKEQFIKELSVLLKDLSAQERQEVLNDYEEHFQFGMDEGKTENEIAASLGSPKILAKEILANYHIENAKGAQTAGNVVRAVWAVIGLSFFNLVFVLGPFIGLVGIIFAGWIISFAGIASPILVLLNNLFGRYFDSFEWFMAIGYCGVGLLLLIAMQWITKWFTRGFIRYISYNAALVKGGVKR from the coding sequence ATGAGTAAGGAACAATTTATAAAAGAACTGTCTGTATTATTGAAGGATTTAAGTGCACAAGAAAGACAAGAGGTACTGAATGATTATGAAGAGCATTTTCAATTTGGTATGGATGAAGGGAAAACAGAGAACGAAATTGCAGCATCATTAGGGTCGCCAAAAATTCTTGCGAAAGAAATACTCGCTAATTATCATATAGAAAATGCAAAAGGAGCTCAAACAGCTGGAAATGTCGTGCGGGCAGTATGGGCAGTGATTGGGCTAAGCTTCTTTAATCTAGTCTTCGTTTTAGGCCCATTCATTGGGCTAGTTGGGATTATATTTGCAGGATGGATTATTAGTTTTGCTGGAATAGCTTCTCCGATTCTTGTTCTTCTAAATAATCTTTTTGGCAGGTATTTTGACTCCTTTGAATGGTTTATGGCAATAGGATATTGCGGTGTTGGTCTGCTTCTTCTTATTGCAATGCAATGGATTACAAAATGGTTCACAAGAGGATTTATCCGGTATATTTCATACAATGCAGCATTAGTTAAAGGAGGCGTTAAGCGATGA
- a CDS encoding dihydrodipicolinate synthase family protein: MSNPFIPFSIAMITPFTEDGNLSLEGIPSLVEHYRKNKVPALLISGSTGEQHSMTIRERVSLFHEVKKAASDDFLLYGGVAAVLTKDAIELAAAAESAGLNGIMLGFPPYLRISQQEAFHYVAKICSHTSLPIMLYNNPPRTGFNLETETLLSLASQFPQIMALKEAGDTAEILHVKQQLSNKFLVLSGSDLTIFENKDYGYDGITSIIGNIIPNEMQAISKAISFGESDKAKAIFDKIKTLLETMLELGILRSIKHLLNEQGIHAGYCREPISTLSVDEKAKLASSYNTFLSEIKS; this comes from the coding sequence ATGTCTAATCCATTTATCCCATTTAGCATTGCAATGATTACCCCTTTCACGGAGGACGGCAATCTTAGCTTAGAAGGCATTCCTTCTTTAGTGGAACATTATCGAAAAAACAAAGTTCCTGCCCTTTTAATTAGCGGCTCTACAGGTGAACAGCACTCCATGACAATACGTGAGCGAGTATCCTTATTTCATGAAGTGAAAAAAGCAGCTTCTGATGATTTTCTATTATATGGAGGTGTTGCTGCCGTTCTAACAAAGGATGCAATAGAGCTTGCAGCTGCTGCAGAAAGTGCCGGACTTAATGGTATTATGCTCGGTTTTCCACCTTATTTAAGAATCAGTCAACAAGAAGCTTTTCATTATGTAGCAAAAATTTGTTCTCATACATCTCTGCCAATCATGCTATATAATAATCCTCCAAGAACGGGATTTAACCTAGAAACAGAGACATTGCTTTCTTTAGCAAGTCAATTTCCGCAAATCATGGCGTTGAAGGAAGCTGGTGATACGGCAGAAATCCTTCATGTTAAACAGCAATTAAGCAATAAATTCCTTGTTTTATCTGGATCCGACCTTACTATTTTTGAAAACAAAGATTACGGCTATGATGGCATTACAAGCATTATTGGCAATATTATTCCTAACGAGATGCAAGCCATATCAAAAGCTATCAGTTTCGGAGAATCAGATAAAGCGAAGGCTATCTTTGACAAGATTAAGACTTTATTGGAAACAATGCTAGAGTTAGGTATATTAAGATCCATAAAACACTTGCTTAACGAGCAAGGTATTCATGCAGGTTATTGTCGTGAGCCTATTTCTACTCTGTCTGTAGATGAAAAAGCTAAATTGGCATCTTCCTATAATACATTCCTCTCCGAAATTAAGAGCTGA
- a CDS encoding sigma factor-like helix-turn-helix DNA-binding protein encodes MYEESVDEVARFMEENKDFMENVIVQGFLQEKRNFKLFTDAVCHPSKENKDKVDEAFKKYYFTIRFTSYISSSIHFSALNFYKKINLREKRFPLLLDSDAEDGGKSYKEYMEDPTSNFETYAESEGIRESITEYIADPLLYAAIQSLSNAQKTVLYYAYIKKLNDTEIGAVIQKTQQNVSKSHQNALKKIYSYMARKKGGM; translated from the coding sequence ATGTATGAAGAATCTGTTGATGAAGTAGCGAGGTTTATGGAAGAAAATAAAGACTTTATGGAAAATGTGATTGTACAAGGTTTTTTGCAAGAAAAAAGGAACTTTAAGCTGTTTACAGATGCAGTTTGCCATCCTTCAAAGGAAAACAAGGACAAAGTAGATGAAGCGTTTAAGAAGTATTATTTCACAATCCGCTTCACATCCTATATTTCCTCCTCTATCCATTTCAGTGCATTGAATTTTTATAAGAAAATAAACCTCCGCGAGAAAAGATTTCCTTTGCTGCTTGATTCAGATGCCGAGGATGGAGGCAAGTCATATAAGGAGTATATGGAAGACCCAACATCTAATTTCGAAACATATGCAGAAAGCGAGGGAATACGAGAAAGCATAACAGAATATATTGCTGATCCACTTTTATATGCTGCCATACAATCACTCTCAAATGCTCAAAAAACTGTTCTGTATTATGCATACATTAAAAAGCTAAATGATACAGAAATAGGAGCAGTCATCCAGAAAACACAGCAAAATGTATCGAAGTCACATCAGAATGCTTTAAAAAAGATTTACAGCTATATGGCGAGAAAAAAAGGAGGGATGTAG
- a CDS encoding DMT family transporter: MPYVFLLITSFLFGGNFVLGKSLVGHASPGTLTSLRWVLAVICLMPIIWRQEKRLIPPKEALLPLILMGLTGVAAFNLLQFRALEYTSASNVGLISTLNTISIALFSFLFLKEKINRWQVASMLLSLFGVLLVLTEGRLGLLLELRFNKGDLYMIAAVCIWGIYSVCSRWAMRKTSPLMATFASGAIGVILLLPFNAVDFSITNMNASFITSIIYTGVVSTVICMVLWNIGVQKLGATEAGLFLNFNPIFTAILAFIFLNEKMSWMQAIGSIVVIAGCYLFTKLKKISDHQLKDSSVHLEEGNSTIFVHGKK, translated from the coding sequence GGGAATTTTGTTTTAGGTAAATCACTTGTTGGTCATGCATCCCCAGGCACGCTGACAAGCTTGAGATGGGTGCTTGCTGTTATATGTTTAATGCCAATCATTTGGAGACAAGAGAAACGACTTATCCCTCCAAAGGAAGCATTACTACCTTTAATCTTAATGGGATTAACAGGAGTGGCTGCTTTTAATCTCCTGCAATTTCGTGCACTTGAGTACACATCAGCCAGCAATGTTGGCTTAATCTCCACATTAAATACCATTTCAATTGCTTTGTTTTCCTTCCTTTTTTTAAAGGAAAAAATTAATCGCTGGCAGGTCGCTTCCATGCTGTTATCCCTTTTTGGAGTTCTGCTCGTATTAACAGAAGGAAGGCTAGGATTGTTGTTGGAACTGCGCTTTAATAAAGGAGATCTATACATGATTGCAGCTGTTTGCATATGGGGCATTTATTCTGTGTGCAGCAGATGGGCAATGAGAAAAACATCTCCGCTAATGGCAACATTTGCTTCTGGGGCAATTGGTGTTATTCTGCTGTTACCGTTTAATGCTGTTGATTTCTCCATTACGAATATGAATGCTTCCTTTATAACATCAATCATCTATACTGGTGTTGTTTCAACTGTCATATGTATGGTGCTTTGGAATATTGGAGTTCAAAAGCTCGGTGCTACCGAAGCAGGTTTATTCCTTAACTTCAATCCGATATTTACTGCGATTCTGGCATTTATATTTCTTAATGAAAAAATGAGTTGGATGCAGGCCATAGGCAGCATTGTTGTTATAGCCGGCTGTTACTTATTCACAAAGCTGAAAAAAATTTCTGATCATCAATTAAAGGATAGTTCGGTCCATTTAGAAGAGGGGAATTCGACAATATTCGTGCATGGAAAAAAGTAG
- a CDS encoding YvrJ family protein, with the protein MSIGDLTQWMSIISNYAFPVSVSLYLLLRIDKKLDMLKKDLAEKTKDDRKENA; encoded by the coding sequence ATGAGTATCGGAGATTTGACACAATGGATGTCGATTATAAGTAATTATGCATTTCCTGTCAGTGTTTCGTTATACCTTTTATTAAGAATAGATAAAAAGCTCGACATGCTGAAAAAAGACTTGGCAGAAAAAACAAAAGACGACAGAAAGGAAAATGCATAA
- the trhO gene encoding oxygen-dependent tRNA uridine(34) hydroxylase TrhO, with protein sequence MSEKPYRVLLYYKYVTIENPEEFTSEHLAFCKELGLLGRILVSSEGINGTVSGTVEQTDKYMEAFRQDPRLADTVFKIDEEEGHAFKKMHVRHKKELVNLSLEDDVNPLELTGKHLKPTEWFEQMQDPNAVIIDARNDYEFDLGHFRGAIKPDIETFRELPQWIEDNREMLEGKKILTYCTGGVRCEKFSGWLKREGFDDVSQLDGGIVTYGKDPEAQGKLWDGQCYVFDQRISVPVNRVEHVVVGKDYFTGEPCERYVNCANPECNRKILASPESEEKFMKSCSHECRTHPRNLYVKANELTPEQVEARVKEIAEWEANHSSNLA encoded by the coding sequence ATGAGTGAAAAACCATATAGAGTACTTCTTTACTATAAATATGTAACTATTGAGAATCCAGAAGAATTCACTAGCGAACATTTAGCGTTTTGTAAGGAGCTTGGTTTGTTAGGACGTATTCTTGTATCTTCTGAAGGAATTAATGGAACGGTTTCTGGAACAGTTGAACAGACAGATAAATATATGGAAGCATTTAGACAAGACCCACGTTTGGCAGATACTGTTTTTAAAATAGACGAAGAAGAAGGACATGCCTTCAAAAAAATGCATGTACGTCATAAGAAAGAATTGGTTAACTTAAGTCTTGAAGATGATGTTAATCCATTAGAATTGACTGGTAAGCACTTGAAACCAACTGAGTGGTTTGAACAAATGCAAGATCCTAATGCAGTTATTATTGACGCTCGCAATGATTATGAATTTGACCTAGGTCATTTCAGAGGGGCAATCAAGCCTGACATTGAAACATTCCGTGAGCTGCCACAATGGATTGAAGACAACCGTGAAATGCTTGAAGGAAAGAAAATTCTGACTTACTGTACAGGTGGAGTTCGTTGTGAGAAATTTTCAGGATGGCTTAAGCGTGAAGGATTCGATGATGTATCACAGCTTGACGGTGGTATCGTAACATACGGTAAAGATCCAGAGGCACAAGGTAAGCTTTGGGATGGGCAATGCTATGTATTCGACCAACGGATTAGCGTCCCAGTTAACAGAGTGGAGCATGTAGTTGTTGGTAAAGATTACTTTACAGGAGAACCATGTGAGCGTTACGTGAACTGTGCAAACCCAGAATGTAACCGTAAAATCCTTGCTTCACCAGAAAGTGAAGAGAAATTTATGAAGAGCTGCAGCCATGAGTGCCGTACACATCCAAGAAACCTATATGTGAAAGCAAATGAGCTAACACCAGAGCAGGTTGAAGCTAGAGTGAAAGAAATTGCGGAATGGGAAGCTAACCATTCAAGCAACTTAGCATAA